A part of Rhinoderma darwinii isolate aRhiDar2 chromosome 1, aRhiDar2.hap1, whole genome shotgun sequence genomic DNA contains:
- the LOC142740814 gene encoding uncharacterized protein LOC142740814, with protein sequence MSRYRRMDMEVSSLINLVHSRPEIWDSSIAAYSDRNARDEGWSFVCRGLYPEWDGMLEREQGVIENDVRNRWRTVRDRFRKQLSKTPASGSSPSRGRAIAYYEELAFLIPCRELRRTSGNVPPRTPQGSARGQVQQQAVAGSSSIVAAEDAPYQPTPAPATPRGDTSPAPTAGTSRPRQRVGGRKRQTPADQSDTVEGQAMRMIRRVEAEDQYTSFGNAVGGRCREMENTRRAAYMTCVFALADIFEAPQPLPDVGDLIFHMRTLTGRRADTSAAVPHAPPPASAPSLQPDPYFSPWTHGHPSRSTFRPYPNVPNPLPTPYSSTLPPLQIHPPTSAAYMPPTSTSSSAPSSHPQLSPPRFHIL encoded by the exons ATGTCGAGGTACAGACGTATGGACATGGAGGTTTCGTCCCTCATTAATctg GTGCATAGTAGGCCAGAGATCTGGGACAGCTCTATAGCTGCCTACAGCGACCGCAACGCCCGTGACGAGGGATGGTCGTTTGTGTGCCGCGGTCTGTACCCCGAGTGGGACGGGATgctggagagggagcagggagTGATTG AAAATGATGTGCGCAATCGGTGGAGGACAGTACGAGACCGGTTCCGCAAACAGCTATCAAAGACACCTGCAAGTGGCTCCTCTCCTTCACGGGGCCGTGCCATAGCCTACTATGAGGAACTGGCTTTCCTCATTCCCTGCAGGGAGCTACGAAG aacgTCCGGAAATGTACCACCCCGGACGCCACAAGGGAGTGCACGTGGCCAGGTGCAGCAGCAGGCCGTGGCAGGCTCGTCATCAATTGTGGCTGCGGAAGATGCGCCCTACCAGCCAACCCCGGCACCAGCAACTCCGCGTGGCGACACCTCTCCAGCCCCCACGGCAGGAACTTCCCGACCGCGCCAAAGAGTGGGTGGCCGAAAGCGCCAGACGCCAGCAGACCAAAGTGACACGGTAGAGGGCCAAGCCATGCGCATGATTCGGAGGGTGGAGGCCGAAGATCAATACACCAGTTTCGGGAATGCCGTTGGTGGCCGATGTCGCGAGATGGAAAATACTCGCCGGGCGGCATATATGACCTGTGTCTTCGCCCTGGCCGATATATTTGAGGCCCCCCAGCCCCTACCCGATGTGGGAGATCTCATTTTTCACATGCGCACCCTAACTGGCCGTAGGGCTGACACGTCTGCCGCTGTGCCGCACGCcccacctcctgcctctgcacCCTCCCTGCAGCCCGATCCCTATTTTTCCCCCTGGACTCATGGACATCCCTCTCGTTCCACTTTCCGCCCATACCCCAATGTCCCAAACCCTTTGCCCACCCCATACTCGTCCACTCTCCCACCTCTTCAGATCCATCCTCCCACCTCTGCGGCATACATGCCCCCTACCTCAACCTCCTCCTCTGCCCCCTCGTCGCATCCACAATTAAGCCCCCCGCGCTTCCACATATTGTag